Proteins found in one Planctomycetes bacterium MalM25 genomic segment:
- a CDS encoding 2',5' RNA ligase family has translation MPKTRTFVAIESTDAIRRRAAGLVDRLRPYAPTARWVEEEGVHLTLFFLGDLGDAEVADACSRAEWAARANAPFSMRVAGVGAFPEVSRPRALWLGVTDGAEPLRRLQADLDDALADLAPRGENRSFVPHWTLARLGGKGGAISPHLVDVLSNLADYDAGETLVEEVVVLGSELRPEGPEYYTLARCPLGMTP, from the coding sequence ATGCCAAAGACCCGCACTTTCGTCGCAATCGAATCGACCGACGCGATCCGACGCCGCGCGGCCGGGCTGGTAGACCGTCTGCGTCCCTACGCCCCAACGGCCCGTTGGGTCGAGGAGGAGGGGGTTCACCTCACGCTCTTCTTTCTGGGCGACCTGGGCGACGCTGAGGTCGCCGACGCCTGCTCGCGCGCCGAGTGGGCCGCCCGGGCCAACGCCCCGTTCTCGATGCGTGTGGCGGGCGTGGGGGCCTTTCCGGAGGTCAGCCGGCCGCGGGCCTTGTGGTTGGGCGTGACCGACGGCGCCGAGCCCCTCAGGCGTCTGCAGGCCGACCTGGACGACGCCCTGGCCGATCTCGCCCCGCGGGGCGAGAACCGCTCGTTCGTGCCCCACTGGACGCTCGCCCGACTGGGCGGAAAGGGGGGGGCGATTTCGCCCCATCTGGTTGACGTGCTGTCAAACCTTGCCGATTACGACGCCGGCGAGACGCTCGTCGAGGAGGTGGTCGTCCTCGGCAGCGAGCTGCGCCCCGAGGGGCCCGAGTACTACACGCTGGCCCGTTGCCCGCTTGGCATGACCCCTTGA
- the recA gene encoding Protein RecA, translated as MVATASTQAPKNKSTNGSTATTPTNRMAKKSSKKGKSAKADAKKSVMDVVLEGSDELRHTVAAIEKQFGEGAIMPLGSESDRRIEGIPTSSLSLDMALGGQGIPHGRIIEIFGPESSGKTTLALHVVAEAQKKGGIAAFIDAEHALDPSWAKKLGVDLETLLVSQPSHGEEAMHITEMLVKSNAVDVIVVDSVAALVPKKELDGEIGDSHVGLQARLMSQSMRKLTGAIAKSKTSVIFINQIREKIGVMFGSPETTPGGRALKFYCSCRIDVRRIGQLKDGEEVVGQRVRAKVVKNKVAPPFRIAEFDMMHKDGISYEGDLIDLGTDQKIVSRTGAWFRYGEMQLGQGKEKARLFLRENPETAQEIRDKILAAGGYDDLLAIDKTGAEENEPDGSL; from the coding sequence ATGGTCGCCACCGCCAGCACCCAAGCGCCGAAAAACAAGTCAACGAACGGCTCCACCGCAACGACACCGACCAACCGCATGGCCAAGAAAAGCTCAAAGAAGGGTAAGTCCGCGAAGGCGGACGCCAAGAAGTCCGTCATGGACGTCGTCCTTGAGGGGAGCGACGAGCTCCGCCACACCGTCGCCGCCATCGAGAAGCAGTTCGGCGAGGGGGCCATCATGCCCCTGGGCAGCGAATCGGATCGCCGCATCGAGGGCATCCCGACTTCGAGCCTCTCGCTCGACATGGCGTTGGGCGGTCAGGGCATCCCGCACGGACGGATCATCGAGATCTTCGGACCCGAGTCGAGCGGCAAGACGACCTTGGCCCTGCACGTGGTCGCCGAGGCGCAGAAGAAGGGCGGAATCGCCGCGTTCATCGACGCCGAGCACGCCCTCGACCCGAGCTGGGCGAAGAAGCTGGGCGTCGATCTCGAGACGCTGCTCGTCAGCCAGCCGAGCCACGGCGAGGAGGCGATGCACATCACCGAGATGCTGGTGAAGAGCAACGCCGTGGACGTCATCGTGGTCGACTCGGTCGCCGCGCTAGTGCCCAAGAAAGAACTCGACGGTGAGATCGGCGATTCGCACGTCGGCCTGCAGGCCCGTCTGATGAGCCAGTCGATGCGGAAGCTCACCGGCGCGATTGCCAAGAGCAAGACCTCCGTGATCTTCATCAACCAGATCCGTGAGAAGATCGGCGTGATGTTCGGCAGCCCGGAGACCACCCCCGGCGGCCGGGCGCTGAAGTTCTACTGCTCGTGCCGCATCGACGTCCGCCGCATCGGCCAGCTCAAGGACGGCGAGGAGGTTGTTGGCCAGCGGGTGCGGGCGAAGGTGGTCAAGAACAAGGTCGCGCCCCCGTTCCGGATTGCCGAGTTCGATATGATGCACAAAGATGGGATCAGCTACGAAGGCGACCTGATCGATCTGGGGACCGACCAGAAGATCGTCTCCCGCACCGGCGCCTGGTTCCGCTACGGCGAGATGCAGCTCGGCCAGGGTAAGGAGAAGGCGCGCCTGTTCCTTCGAGAGAACCCCGAGACCGCTCAAGAGATCCGCGATAAAATCCTCGCCGCGGGCGGCTACGACGACTTGCTCGCGATCGACAAGACGGGCGCCGAGGAGAACGAGCCGGACGGCTCGCTCTGA
- the degQ gene encoding Periplasmic pH-dependent serine endoprotease DegQ precursor, translated as MRTATSSCLVVRVLGLIGCAAVAAAQEPRGIALLQEMERAIGGVIERCERSVVSIARTPQTPEQLLGAPGAPERITPAQRLLFQNQRSLPGVLGGMQLSRDAPLQPSGAGVVIDKSGLILTQYLVVRLGETHVVTDATGGRYLAKIVAADPRSGLAVLAVERPFRAKGQAELPDFQPLPLGEAETLGKGRFVVAIGNPFSIETDGQPTASWGAITNTALKAPRDENLNDITSAIDGSYRTTLHHFGSLMQTDARLGWNASGGALVSLEGELVGVLTTAATIAGHEQPAGYAIPLNRAMRRAVETMREGLEPEYGLLGVNFDQVAFVNARTGRRGVGVKTVFTGGPAQVAGIRGGDLLLSVDDQPLRTPESLQLIVGSLPPDQTVRVAYERASKVDEAEVTLAKAYIPQGQVVSRRPTAWRGIRVDYPTAIPSGVLLQRSQDGHLDPQGCVVVSEVEEGSVSWKSGVRPYSFVSHVSGRRVHTPNEFYAAVRDAKENVKLKFTKPLPAVPAAPVIPGAAKAPK; from the coding sequence ATGCGAACGGCGACCTCATCTTGCCTAGTGGTGCGGGTCCTCGGGTTGATCGGCTGCGCCGCGGTCGCGGCGGCACAAGAGCCGCGCGGGATCGCTTTGTTGCAGGAGATGGAGCGGGCGATCGGCGGGGTGATCGAACGCTGCGAGCGGTCGGTCGTCTCGATCGCCCGCACGCCTCAGACCCCCGAGCAACTCCTCGGCGCCCCGGGGGCGCCGGAGCGGATCACCCCCGCGCAGCGGCTGCTCTTTCAGAACCAACGCTCCCTGCCGGGCGTGCTGGGGGGTATGCAGCTCTCTCGCGACGCCCCGCTGCAGCCCAGCGGAGCGGGCGTGGTGATCGATAAATCGGGCCTGATCTTGACGCAGTACCTCGTCGTCCGGCTCGGCGAGACTCACGTGGTGACCGACGCCACGGGCGGACGCTACTTGGCGAAGATCGTCGCCGCCGACCCGCGGAGCGGGCTTGCCGTGTTGGCGGTTGAGCGTCCCTTCCGCGCCAAAGGGCAGGCCGAGCTGCCGGACTTCCAGCCGCTGCCCCTCGGTGAGGCCGAAACCCTTGGTAAGGGGCGGTTTGTCGTGGCGATCGGCAATCCGTTCTCGATCGAGACCGATGGTCAGCCAACCGCCAGCTGGGGCGCGATCACGAACACCGCCCTCAAGGCGCCACGGGATGAAAACCTGAACGACATCACCTCCGCAATCGACGGCTCTTACCGAACAACCCTCCATCATTTCGGGTCGCTGATGCAGACCGACGCCCGCCTCGGCTGGAACGCGAGCGGCGGGGCGCTTGTGTCGCTCGAGGGCGAGTTGGTCGGCGTGCTGACCACCGCCGCGACGATCGCCGGCCACGAGCAGCCCGCCGGCTACGCGATCCCCCTTAACCGGGCGATGCGACGCGCCGTCGAGACGATGCGCGAGGGCCTGGAGCCGGAGTACGGCTTGCTCGGGGTCAACTTCGATCAGGTCGCTTTCGTCAATGCGCGGACCGGTCGCCGCGGAGTCGGTGTGAAAACAGTCTTCACGGGAGGCCCGGCGCAGGTAGCGGGCATCCGCGGGGGCGATCTGCTTCTGTCGGTCGATGACCAACCCCTAAGAACCCCGGAGTCGTTGCAGCTGATCGTCGGCAGTCTCCCACCTGATCAGACCGTGCGGGTAGCTTACGAGCGAGCTAGCAAGGTTGATGAGGCGGAAGTCACCCTCGCGAAGGCTTACATCCCGCAGGGCCAAGTTGTCAGCCGACGCCCGACCGCGTGGCGGGGCATCCGCGTCGATTACCCGACCGCGATTCCCTCCGGCGTGCTCCTGCAAAGATCGCAGGATGGCCACCTCGACCCGCAGGGATGCGTCGTCGTCTCGGAGGTCGAGGAGGGAAGCGTCTCGTGGAAGAGTGGCGTCCGCCCCTACAGCTTCGTCAGCCACGTGAGCGGCCGGCGCGTCCACACGCCCAACGAGTTCTACGCCGCGGTACGCGACGCCAAAGAGAACGTGAAGCTGAAGTTCACCAAACCGTTACCCGCCGTGCCGGCAGCTCCGGTCATCCCCGGCGCCGCCAAGGCGCCGAAGTGA
- the thiC gene encoding Phosphomethylpyrimidine synthase, producing MPTPITQLELARANEITPAMEFVAKRENLTAETVRDEVARGRMVIPANTVHLAGALEPMAIGVASKCKVNANIGNSAVTSDIEGELEKLTTAIGFGADTVMDLSTGKNIDGIRKAIIEKSTVPIGTVPIYQMLEELGGEIEEMTAQHFLDMVEHQAKQGVDYMTVHCGVLLEHLHLTMNRVTGIVSRGGSLIAKWMMSHRKQNPLYEAFDDLCDIMRQYDVTWSLGDGLRPGSIADASDDAQFGELDILGELTKRGRERGTQVMVEGPGHVPMDQIQMNMERQAEVCDGAPFYVLGPLVTDIAPGYDHMTSSIGAALAGWHGAAMLCYVTPKEHLGLPEKEDVKQGMIAYKIAAHAADIARKRPGAQDRDDALSKARFEFDWNEQFRLALDPETARAYHDQTLPQDTFKSAHFCSMCGPKYCSMKITQDIRKMAEEGELVQLAGASAE from the coding sequence ATGCCCACGCCGATCACGCAGCTGGAGCTCGCAAGAGCGAACGAGATCACCCCCGCGATGGAGTTCGTCGCCAAGCGCGAGAACCTCACCGCCGAGACGGTCCGCGACGAGGTCGCCCGCGGACGGATGGTGATCCCCGCCAACACGGTCCACCTCGCCGGCGCTCTGGAACCGATGGCAATCGGTGTGGCGTCGAAGTGCAAGGTGAACGCCAACATCGGCAACTCCGCGGTCACCAGCGACATCGAAGGCGAGCTGGAGAAGCTCACGACCGCCATCGGTTTCGGCGCCGACACGGTCATGGACCTGTCGACCGGTAAGAACATCGACGGCATCCGCAAAGCGATCATCGAGAAGTCGACCGTCCCCATCGGCACGGTGCCGATCTATCAGATGCTCGAAGAGCTCGGCGGCGAGATCGAAGAGATGACCGCCCAGCACTTCCTCGACATGGTCGAGCACCAGGCGAAGCAGGGGGTCGACTACATGACAGTCCACTGCGGGGTGCTGCTGGAGCACCTGCACCTGACGATGAACCGCGTGACCGGCATCGTCAGCCGGGGCGGTTCGTTGATCGCTAAGTGGATGATGTCCCACCGCAAGCAGAACCCGCTGTACGAGGCGTTCGACGACCTGTGCGACATCATGCGTCAGTACGACGTGACCTGGAGCTTGGGCGACGGCCTGCGGCCCGGCTCGATCGCCGACGCCTCGGACGATGCGCAGTTCGGCGAGCTGGATATCCTGGGCGAGCTGACTAAGCGGGGCCGCGAGCGCGGCACGCAGGTCATGGTTGAGGGACCCGGCCACGTGCCGATGGACCAGATCCAGATGAACATGGAACGCCAGGCCGAGGTTTGCGACGGGGCGCCGTTCTACGTGCTCGGCCCGCTCGTCACGGATATCGCCCCCGGCTACGACCACATGACCAGCTCGATCGGCGCCGCACTCGCCGGCTGGCACGGCGCGGCTATGCTGTGCTACGTCACGCCGAAGGAGCACCTCGGCCTTCCCGAGAAGGAAGACGTGAAGCAGGGCATGATCGCCTACAAGATCGCCGCCCACGCGGCGGACATCGCCCGCAAGCGGCCCGGCGCCCAGGACCGCGACGACGCGCTGTCGAAAGCCCGGTTCGAGTTCGACTGGAACGAGCAGTTCCGCCTCGCCCTCGATCCGGAGACGGCCCGCGCCTACCACGACCAGACCCTGCCGCAGGACACCTTCAAGAGCGCTCACTTCTGCAGCATGTGCGGCCCGAAGTACTGCTCGATGAAGATCACGCAGGACATCCGCAAGATGGCCGAAGAGGGCGAGCTGGTGCAGCTCGCCGGCGCCTCGGCCGAGTGA
- a CDS encoding Heavy-metal-associated domain protein, which produces MNGKLWMVVLVAMVGCGAPASDTSTPAEDAAPAGSDSKPAGEASVGEVGATLVSFNPDGAPVAEFEAPGMHCEMCAAKIVQVMKEKPGVVDVKADAGTKILSVAYSDDEFESDFAIEAVSEAGFGKATPVEGASEDTPAEEPTVEG; this is translated from the coding sequence ATGAACGGTAAGCTCTGGATGGTTGTGCTCGTGGCGATGGTCGGTTGTGGCGCTCCGGCGAGCGACACCTCGACCCCCGCGGAAGATGCGGCGCCCGCAGGCAGCGACAGCAAGCCGGCCGGTGAGGCCTCGGTCGGCGAGGTCGGGGCGACACTCGTGTCGTTCAACCCGGACGGCGCCCCGGTCGCCGAGTTCGAGGCGCCCGGCATGCATTGCGAAATGTGCGCGGCGAAGATCGTTCAGGTCATGAAGGAGAAGCCAGGCGTCGTCGACGTGAAGGCGGACGCCGGGACGAAGATCTTGTCGGTCGCCTACTCCGACGACGAGTTCGAGTCCGACTTCGCCATCGAAGCGGTCTCCGAGGCGGGCTTCGGCAAAGCGACGCCGGTCGAAGGGGCTAGTGAGGATACCCCCGCTGAGGAGCCAACGGTCGAAGGCTGA
- the ubiG_1 gene encoding Ubiquinone biosynthesis O-methyltransferase, with protein MADPMPVRSGYDRWARVYDHDANPMQALEEPVVIHETGPVAGLRVLDLGCGTGRHALRMAAEGAAVTAVDFSEAMLDEAKRKPNAERVRFVTHDLRESLPFDSEFDLVVCGLVLEHVKDLSAFYQEVFRVVGRSGRVVVSFMHSAMFARGSQARFTDPQTDELIEVESAPYTVSEAVMAALAAGFTIKNLSEHSPDPAFAERFPRAEKYVGWPMLVVQHLSKG; from the coding sequence ATGGCCGATCCGATGCCTGTAAGGTCGGGTTACGACCGATGGGCCCGAGTCTACGACCACGACGCGAATCCGATGCAGGCCCTGGAAGAGCCGGTCGTGATCCACGAGACGGGACCGGTCGCCGGCCTGCGCGTTCTCGACCTGGGGTGCGGCACCGGGCGGCACGCTCTACGGATGGCGGCCGAAGGCGCTGCCGTGACCGCCGTCGATTTCTCCGAGGCGATGCTCGACGAGGCTAAGCGGAAGCCGAACGCCGAACGGGTTCGCTTCGTTACGCACGATCTGCGGGAATCGTTGCCGTTCGACTCTGAGTTTGATCTCGTGGTGTGCGGCCTGGTCCTAGAGCACGTTAAAGACCTATCCGCGTTCTACCAAGAGGTCTTTCGGGTCGTCGGGCGATCAGGCCGTGTCGTCGTTTCGTTCATGCACTCGGCGATGTTCGCACGAGGGTCGCAGGCACGCTTCACCGACCCGCAAACCGACGAGTTGATCGAGGTCGAGAGCGCCCCCTACACCGTGAGCGAAGCGGTCATGGCCGCCCTCGCGGCGGGGTTCACCATCAAGAACCTGTCCGAGCACTCGCCCGACCCGGCTTTCGCGGAGCGATTCCCGCGAGCGGAGAAGTACGTCGGCTGGCCGATGCTGGTGGTCCAGCACCTGTCGAAGGGCTAA
- the lplT gene encoding Lysophospholipid transporter LplT: protein MTDTPETPPAAEPLPSSTRVEGELPPLMKDSSFWGMSATQFLGAFNDNVFKQLLLLLATPTAIEIAAAEAAGETVPDRQADTMIVFAIAFLVFSGFAGWLADRTSKRTLIIAAKVAEIVVMTLGMIGFLLYGQIGFSGMLVVLFLMGTQSAFFGPPKYGILPEMIRDRDLPQANGVFLMFTFVAIIFGTVLAGAIGANTDTAWRGSAVCIGIAVIGTLTSLLVRKVPPANGKTPLRFSDFLVPPESIALVRRDRELLLALLVTSSFWLLGSIVQQSVNALGKTQLGLDDFKTSTLAAMLGVGIPVGCLIGGKLSAGRINPRVVVGGAIGIVVTLALLSLRGGPNDHLLGFYGSIPVLVLAGVSTGIFIVPIQVAVQALPPANEKGRMIALMNQCNWIGIILGALLFKGALALCDSLDQPRNTAFAVGALVMLPIALFYRPKERSLGD from the coding sequence ATGACCGACACCCCCGAGACGCCCCCCGCCGCCGAGCCGCTCCCCTCCTCCACCCGCGTGGAAGGCGAGCTCCCTCCGCTGATGAAAGACAGCTCCTTCTGGGGGATGTCCGCGACTCAGTTTTTAGGGGCGTTCAACGACAACGTCTTCAAGCAACTGCTCTTGCTGCTGGCGACGCCGACCGCCATCGAGATCGCCGCCGCGGAGGCCGCCGGCGAGACGGTCCCCGACCGCCAGGCGGACACGATGATCGTCTTCGCGATCGCCTTCCTGGTCTTCTCGGGTTTCGCGGGCTGGCTGGCCGATCGGACCAGCAAGCGGACGCTGATCATCGCCGCCAAGGTCGCCGAGATCGTCGTCATGACGCTCGGCATGATCGGCTTCTTGCTCTACGGCCAGATCGGCTTCTCGGGCATGCTCGTGGTGCTCTTCTTGATGGGCACTCAGAGCGCCTTCTTCGGACCGCCCAAATACGGCATCCTGCCCGAGATGATCCGCGACCGAGATCTCCCGCAAGCGAACGGCGTCTTCTTGATGTTCACCTTCGTGGCGATCATCTTCGGCACCGTCCTCGCCGGCGCAATCGGCGCCAATACCGACACTGCCTGGCGTGGCTCGGCGGTCTGCATCGGCATCGCGGTGATCGGCACCCTCACGAGCCTGCTGGTCCGAAAGGTGCCACCCGCCAACGGCAAGACGCCCCTACGATTTTCCGACTTCTTGGTGCCTCCCGAGTCGATCGCCCTTGTGCGGCGTGATCGCGAGTTGCTGCTCGCCCTGCTCGTGACCAGCAGCTTCTGGCTGCTCGGCAGCATCGTTCAGCAATCGGTCAACGCCCTGGGAAAAACCCAACTGGGCTTGGACGACTTCAAGACCAGCACCCTCGCCGCGATGCTCGGCGTCGGTATCCCGGTCGGCTGCCTGATCGGCGGCAAGCTGTCAGCAGGACGGATCAACCCGCGGGTGGTCGTCGGCGGGGCGATCGGCATCGTCGTCACCCTCGCCCTCTTGAGCCTGCGGGGCGGCCCCAACGACCACCTGCTCGGCTTCTACGGCAGCATCCCCGTGCTGGTCCTGGCGGGCGTGAGCACGGGGATCTTCATCGTGCCCATCCAGGTCGCCGTGCAGGCGTTGCCCCCCGCGAACGAAAAGGGCCGAATGATCGCCCTGATGAACCAGTGCAACTGGATCGGCATCATCCTCGGCGCCCTGCTCTTCAAGGGCGCCCTCGCGCTGTGCGATTCGCTCGACCAGCCCCGCAACACGGCCTTCGCTGTTGGGGCCCTCGTGATGCTGCCGATCGCATTGTTCTACCGTCCGAAAGAGAGGAGCCTGGGGGACTAG
- a CDS encoding Helix-turn-helix domain protein, which produces MPTPVYTPRQVAKALGVSESSVKRWVDSGKLPAAKTVGGHRKVSLPSLTTFIRETGHQLVEPELIGLANNSKRASLEDAREELHGILIDGSEGACRELIQGLYLRGETIADLGDRLIGPVFTRLGDEWASGVVSVGQERRACEVMMAALLELRRSVEPAEEKAPLAVVATPEQDFAVVANRLVELVLVNHGWRVWVAGSGLPLPEIRDLVMRDEPRLLCLSATHLMRPEAFIEDFNATIARPVVAAFAARDGAERPRLMLGGFALSDADASRIECDLCATRLADLVAYQAQLR; this is translated from the coding sequence ATGCCGACCCCCGTTTACACCCCCCGTCAGGTCGCCAAGGCGCTGGGGGTCAGCGAGTCGTCGGTGAAACGCTGGGTCGATAGCGGCAAGCTCCCCGCCGCGAAGACGGTCGGCGGACACCGGAAGGTCTCTCTGCCGAGCCTGACCACCTTCATCCGCGAGACGGGTCACCAGCTCGTCGAGCCGGAGTTGATCGGGCTTGCGAACAACAGCAAGAGGGCCTCGCTCGAGGACGCGCGGGAGGAGTTGCATGGGATCCTGATCGATGGCAGTGAAGGCGCGTGCCGCGAGTTGATCCAGGGCCTCTACCTCCGCGGCGAGACGATCGCCGACCTGGGCGATCGCCTCATCGGGCCGGTGTTCACACGCCTCGGCGACGAGTGGGCGTCGGGCGTCGTCTCGGTCGGCCAGGAACGGCGCGCCTGCGAAGTGATGATGGCCGCTCTGCTCGAATTGCGTCGATCGGTTGAGCCTGCCGAGGAGAAGGCGCCACTCGCCGTCGTCGCGACCCCCGAGCAGGACTTCGCGGTCGTGGCGAACCGACTCGTTGAATTGGTGCTGGTTAACCACGGGTGGCGTGTTTGGGTTGCCGGCAGTGGCTTGCCGCTGCCTGAGATCCGCGATCTCGTCATGCGTGACGAGCCCCGCTTGCTTTGTCTCAGCGCGACACACCTGATGAGGCCAGAGGCGTTCATCGAGGATTTTAACGCGACGATCGCTCGCCCCGTAGTGGCCGCGTTCGCTGCCCGCGATGGGGCCGAGCGGCCCCGCCTGATGCTTGGTGGTTTCGCCCTTTCCGACGCCGACGCGAGCCGGATCGAGTGCGACCTGTGCGCGACGCGGCTGGCCGACCTGGTGGCCTACCAAGCCCAACTGCGTTGA